A genomic segment from Janthinobacterium sp. 64 encodes:
- the coaD gene encoding pantetheine-phosphate adenylyltransferase, with translation MQKIGFSGTLDPITNGHMWVIGEARSLADEVIVFLSQNPAKRPQFPAEDRKRIIEQSARECGWDNVQVVIVKGDYTARAAKKHGCDYLIRGIRTTADFDYENLIQQTNVDVLAGAKTIFVMPPRDLGSVSSSFVKALEGPVGWNWTMKKFVPGPAYQAWILDCLRKEWEALWNYATASQDDIALADHWFAHLTGPQAYGGAERHYHNLDHLVHGLAEIRVWADNTYAPKRDSALVKKAFWFHDAVYSHDDEALYSSEEASAQLWLASGLDAGDNLDVAQLIRATDHFQGPGISHALKDAMLSADLAILGQDDEVYHAYTQAIGREYAHVDPVRFNAQRGLALQHLCSKAQAGQLFGDAYFADQYNARAIENMQKEIAALASG, from the coding sequence ATGCAGAAGATCGGCTTTTCAGGCACCCTCGATCCCATCACCAATGGCCATATGTGGGTGATCGGCGAAGCGCGTTCGCTCGCCGACGAGGTGATCGTGTTCCTGTCGCAAAACCCCGCCAAGCGTCCCCAATTTCCCGCCGAAGACCGCAAGCGCATCATCGAACAGAGCGCGCGCGAGTGCGGCTGGGACAATGTGCAGGTGGTCATCGTCAAGGGCGACTACACGGCGCGCGCGGCGAAAAAGCATGGCTGCGACTACCTGATCCGCGGCATCCGCACGACGGCCGATTTCGACTATGAAAACCTGATCCAGCAAACGAATGTGGACGTGCTTGCGGGCGCCAAGACGATTTTCGTCATGCCGCCGCGCGACCTCGGTTCCGTCAGCTCCAGCTTCGTCAAGGCGCTGGAAGGGCCTGTCGGCTGGAACTGGACCATGAAAAAATTCGTCCCCGGCCCCGCCTACCAGGCGTGGATACTCGACTGCCTGCGCAAGGAGTGGGAAGCGCTGTGGAATTACGCGACCGCCTCGCAAGATGACATCGCGCTGGCGGATCACTGGTTCGCGCACCTGACGGGACCACAGGCGTATGGCGGCGCGGAGCGCCATTATCACAACCTCGACCATCTGGTGCACGGCCTGGCCGAGATCCGCGTGTGGGCCGACAATACCTATGCGCCCAAACGCGACAGTGCGCTGGTCAAGAAAGCGTTCTGGTTCCATGACGCCGTCTACAGCCACGACGACGAGGCCCTGTATTCGAGCGAAGAGGCCAGTGCCCAGCTGTGGCTGGCCAGCGGCCTCGATGCGGGCGACAACCTTGATGTGGCGCAATTGATACGCGCCACCGACCATTTCCAGGGGCCGGGCATCAGCCACGCGCTGAAGGACGCCATGCTCAGCGCCGACCTGGCCATCCTGGGGCAGGATGACGAGGTGTATCACGCCTATACGCAAGCCATCGGAAGAGAATACGCGCACGTGGACCCCGTGCGCTTCAACGCGCAGCGGGGCCTGGCGCTGCAGCATTTATGCAGCAAGGCGCAGGCGGGCCAGCTGTTTGGCGATGCGTATTTCGCCGACCAGTACAACGCGCGGGCGATTGAAAACATGCAGAAGGAGATCGCGGCGCTGGCAAGCGGCTGA
- a CDS encoding ATP-binding protein, with translation MKVTVTHSLRGRLLWFLLAAIIMAALAQASIAYRSALYDADQIFDYHMQQMALSLRSGAPLANHAQALPADPVNNDMVVQVWTPDGVQVFRSITRAELPQRAVLGFSNVKANGTTYRIFSVQTSSQTVQIAQDMAVRKRMAGSLALRTVGPIALMAPILMLVVWWVVSGSLAPVSRVRKQVAARQADDLSPVSEAGLPDEVRPLVHELNLLFGRVKTAFDAQQHFVADAAHELRTPLAALKLQVLSLERAESEEKRSLAISRVSAGIERATRLVEQLLVLARQEASAASGDQLQAVDLNDVVKRALGDMAGIAQARKIDLGLHHMDAAKVAGQADALNIMLRNLVDNAIKYTPQGGTVDIDLRASPVGVTLSVEDSGPGIPPEERERVFSRFYRVPGTDANGSGLGLAIIKAIAERHGARLVLDKSERLGGLCVRVEFPQAVKK, from the coding sequence ATGAAGGTCACGGTGACGCATTCGCTGCGCGGCCGCCTGCTGTGGTTTTTGCTGGCGGCCATCATCATGGCGGCCCTGGCGCAGGCGTCGATCGCCTACCGCAGCGCCCTGTACGACGCCGACCAGATTTTCGACTATCACATGCAGCAGATGGCCCTGTCGCTGCGCTCCGGCGCGCCGCTGGCCAACCATGCGCAAGCCTTGCCGGCCGACCCCGTCAACAACGACATGGTGGTGCAGGTGTGGACGCCGGACGGCGTGCAGGTGTTCCGTTCGATCACGCGCGCGGAACTGCCGCAGCGCGCCGTGCTGGGCTTTTCGAATGTGAAAGCCAACGGCACCACCTACCGCATCTTCTCCGTGCAAACCAGTTCCCAGACCGTGCAGATCGCCCAGGACATGGCAGTGCGCAAGCGCATGGCTGGCAGCCTGGCGCTGCGCACGGTGGGGCCGATCGCGCTGATGGCGCCTATCCTGATGCTGGTGGTCTGGTGGGTCGTCAGCGGTTCGCTGGCACCCGTTTCGCGCGTGCGCAAGCAGGTGGCGGCGCGCCAGGCCGACGATTTATCTCCCGTCTCGGAAGCGGGCTTGCCCGACGAGGTGCGCCCCCTGGTGCATGAATTGAACCTGCTGTTCGGCCGCGTGAAAACGGCGTTCGACGCGCAGCAGCATTTTGTCGCCGACGCCGCGCATGAATTGCGCACGCCGCTGGCGGCATTGAAGCTGCAGGTATTGAGCCTGGAGCGGGCCGAATCGGAAGAAAAGCGCAGCCTGGCAATCAGTCGCGTGAGCGCCGGCATCGAGCGGGCCACGCGCCTGGTCGAGCAGCTGCTGGTGCTGGCCCGCCAGGAAGCGAGTGCCGCCAGCGGCGATCAGCTGCAGGCGGTGGACTTGAACGACGTCGTCAAGCGGGCGCTGGGCGACATGGCCGGCATCGCGCAGGCGCGCAAGATCGACCTGGGCCTGCATCACATGGATGCGGCCAAGGTGGCGGGGCAGGCCGATGCGCTCAACATCATGCTGCGCAACCTGGTCGATAACGCCATCAAGTACACGCCGCAGGGCGGCACGGTCGATATCGACCTGCGCGCCAGCCCCGTCGGCGTGACCTTGTCGGTGGAAGACAGCGGCCCCGGCATCCCGCCCGAGGAACGCGAGCGCGTCTTCAGCCGCTTCTACCGCGTGCCCGGCACGGACGCCAACGGCAGCGGCCTGGGCCTGGCCATCATCAAGGCCATCGCCGAGCGCCATGGCGCGCGCCTGGTGCTGGACAAATCCGAGCGCCTGGGCGGCCTGTGCGTGCGCGTGGAATTCCCGCAAGCCGTGAAAAAATAA
- a CDS encoding response regulator, producing MRLLLVEDDTMIGEVVLDLLRAEHYAVDWVKDGDMADTALQTQTYDLVLLDLGLPRKDGLDVLRSMRLRKLDTPVLVATARDAVEQRIAGLDAGADDYVLKPYDLDELLARIRALLRRASGRPEPIFEHQGVSINPLTREVIAEGHPVNLSAREWAVLEALIARPGIVLSRAQLEEKLYSWKDEVNSNAVEVYIHGLRKKLGSDLIQNVRGLGYMVPKA from the coding sequence ATGCGGCTATTGCTGGTAGAAGACGACACGATGATCGGCGAGGTGGTGCTCGATTTGCTGCGCGCCGAGCATTATGCGGTGGACTGGGTCAAGGATGGCGACATGGCCGATACGGCCCTGCAGACGCAGACCTATGACCTGGTGCTGCTGGACCTGGGCTTGCCGCGCAAGGATGGCCTCGACGTGCTGCGCTCGATGCGCTTGCGCAAGCTCGACACGCCCGTGCTGGTGGCCACGGCGCGCGACGCCGTCGAGCAGCGCATCGCGGGGCTCGACGCGGGCGCCGACGATTACGTCTTGAAACCATATGACCTCGACGAACTGCTGGCGCGCATACGCGCCTTGCTGCGGCGCGCCTCGGGCCGGCCGGAACCGATCTTCGAGCACCAGGGCGTGTCCATCAATCCGCTGACGCGCGAAGTGATCGCCGAAGGCCATCCCGTCAACCTGTCGGCGCGCGAATGGGCCGTGCTGGAAGCCTTGATCGCGCGCCCCGGCATCGTGCTGTCGCGTGCGCAGCTGGAAGAAAAACTGTACAGCTGGAAGGATGAAGTCAACAGCAATGCCGTGGAAGTGTATATCCACGGCTTGCGCAAGAAGCTGGGTAGCGACTTGATCCAGAACGTGCGCGGCCTCGGCTACATGGTGCCCAAGGCATGA
- a CDS encoding Do family serine endopeptidase, whose protein sequence is MEQQKNTASLKIKRTVAALAAIGVLGAGGAMVMHQNNAGANVAAPAPVAAAVAPAASAPLVALPDFSQIAARNSPAVVNISVTGSTKVAYDPSAQAGNDDFGNDPFFEFFRRFQGPQGGQRGGRDVPTHGLGSGFIVSPDGIIMTNAHVVRDAREVTVKLNDRREFRAKVLGTDPKTDIAVLKIDANNLPIVPLGHSSDLKVGEWVLAIGSPYGFDSTVTAGVVSAKGRSLPDDSNVPFIQTDVAVNPGNSGGPLFNTRGEVVGINSQIYSQTGGFQGLSFAIPIDLAGRIKDQIVATGKASHAKLGVTVQEVNQGFADSFKLATPEGALVANVERGSPADKAGLKSGDVVRKVNGQRIIASADLPALVGTSLPGDKISMDVWRDGKIVSLTATLGNAADKVAEVAKSDGAAGKVKLGLALRPLQSDEKREAGISAGLLVEDAGGAAANAGVQPGDVLLSVNGHPVNTVEQVRDVVEKSAKSVALLIQRGPDKIFIPVRLG, encoded by the coding sequence ATGGAACAGCAAAAGAATACCGCATCGCTGAAAATCAAACGCACCGTAGCCGCGCTGGCCGCGATCGGTGTGCTGGGCGCCGGTGGCGCCATGGTGATGCATCAGAATAATGCCGGCGCGAATGTCGCCGCCCCCGCCCCCGTGGCTGCCGCCGTGGCGCCTGCCGCCAGCGCGCCGCTGGTGGCCTTGCCCGACTTTAGCCAGATCGCCGCGCGCAACAGCCCGGCCGTCGTCAACATCAGCGTCACGGGCAGCACCAAGGTGGCCTACGACCCATCGGCCCAGGCCGGCAACGACGACTTCGGCAACGATCCGTTCTTCGAATTCTTCCGCCGCTTCCAGGGTCCGCAAGGCGGGCAGCGCGGTGGCCGCGACGTGCCCACGCACGGCCTCGGTTCCGGCTTCATCGTCAGCCCGGACGGCATCATCATGACGAATGCCCACGTGGTGCGCGATGCGCGCGAAGTGACCGTCAAGCTGAACGACCGCCGCGAATTCCGCGCCAAGGTGCTGGGCACGGATCCGAAGACGGACATCGCAGTATTGAAGATCGACGCCAACAACCTGCCCATCGTGCCGCTCGGCCATTCGAGCGACCTGAAAGTGGGCGAATGGGTGCTGGCCATCGGTTCTCCTTATGGCTTCGACAGCACGGTAACGGCCGGCGTGGTCAGCGCCAAGGGCCGTTCCTTGCCCGACGACAGCAATGTGCCGTTCATCCAGACGGACGTGGCGGTGAACCCCGGCAACTCGGGTGGCCCGCTGTTCAATACACGGGGCGAAGTGGTCGGCATCAATTCGCAGATCTACAGCCAGACGGGCGGCTTCCAGGGCTTGTCGTTTGCCATTCCGATCGACCTGGCGGGTCGCATCAAGGACCAGATCGTCGCCACCGGCAAGGCCAGCCATGCCAAGCTGGGCGTGACGGTGCAGGAAGTCAACCAGGGCTTTGCCGACTCGTTCAAGCTGGCCACGCCGGAAGGCGCGCTGGTGGCCAACGTGGAGCGGGGCAGCCCGGCCGACAAGGCGGGCCTGAAGTCGGGCGACGTGGTGCGCAAGGTGAATGGCCAGCGCATCATCGCTTCGGCCGACTTGCCGGCGCTGGTGGGTACGTCCTTGCCAGGCGACAAGATCAGCATGGATGTCTGGCGTGACGGCAAGATCGTCAGCCTGACGGCGACCCTGGGCAATGCGGCCGACAAGGTGGCCGAAGTGGCGAAGAGCGACGGCGCCGCCGGCAAGGTAAAGCTGGGCCTGGCCCTGCGTCCGTTACAATCGGATGAAAAACGCGAGGCGGGCATCAGCGCCGGCCTGCTGGTGGAAGACGCGGGCGGTGCTGCGGCGAATGCCGGAGTGCAGCCGGGCGACGTGTTATTGTCGGTCAATGGCCATCCCGTCAACACGGTCGAGCAGGTGCGCGACGTGGTGGAAAAATCCGCCAAGTCGGTCGCCTTGCTGATACAGCGGGGACCGGACAAGATTTTTATTCCCGTACGTTTAGGCTAA
- a CDS encoding Hsp20 family protein, protein MRTFDLAPLYRSAIGFDRLAQLLNEQRADAQPSYPPYNIELVSEDKYRIVMALAGFSREEIDIITERDSLHVTGRKQKDGVERTFLHRGIAARDFEQRFQLANHVKVTGATFENGMLTIDLVREVPEALKPRKIEIGTGGDTVSVLEQRQAA, encoded by the coding sequence ATGCGTACTTTTGACCTTGCCCCCCTGTACCGTTCCGCCATTGGCTTTGACCGCCTGGCACAGCTGCTCAACGAACAGCGCGCCGATGCGCAGCCCAGCTACCCGCCCTACAACATCGAACTGGTATCGGAAGATAAATACCGCATCGTGATGGCATTGGCCGGCTTTTCGCGCGAAGAGATCGACATCATCACCGAACGCGACTCGCTGCACGTCACGGGCCGCAAGCAGAAAGATGGCGTCGAGCGCACGTTCTTGCACCGCGGCATCGCTGCCCGCGATTTCGAACAGCGTTTCCAGCTGGCCAACCACGTGAAGGTCACGGGCGCCACGTTTGAAAACGGCATGCTGACCATCGACCTGGTGCGTGAAGTGCCGGAAGCGCTGAAACCGCGCAAGATCGAGATCGGCACCGGCGGCGATACCGTCAGCGTGCTGGAACAGCGCCAGGCAGCCTGA
- a CDS encoding helix-turn-helix domain-containing protein: MHENMLSGNVAMQRLTPAERLVAAMAMRGTPYKSIARALDKSPATVRNQLHVIYRKLGVSNRTALACALRTED, encoded by the coding sequence ATGCATGAAAATATGCTCTCCGGCAACGTCGCCATGCAGCGCCTGACGCCGGCCGAGCGGCTGGTGGCGGCCATGGCCATGCGCGGCACGCCGTACAAATCGATCGCCCGCGCGCTCGACAAGTCGCCAGCCACCGTGCGCAACCAGCTGCATGTGATTTACCGCAAGCTCGGCGTGAGCAACCGGACGGCGCTGGCCTGCGCCTTGCGCACCGAAGACTAG
- a CDS encoding RNA polymerase sigma factor gives MSALPVNPAELLAAMAAGDQRALDILYRAWSPRVRVFARLQLSGSGLDVHAVADEVTVDVFHDIWRAPMRYDGRVAFGTWLLTLARNKAIDQIRRHGKRLAREVPLDNDSEEPAQQEQADYDPGPQVARESLQRRHAVLKCLLRLRNPMQRESLTLWAIDDLSVADIAHIQQAPEGTVKTRLFHGRLNLRQCIQRWFAQEGGRHG, from the coding sequence ATGAGCGCATTGCCAGTCAACCCTGCCGAACTGCTCGCTGCCATGGCAGCAGGCGACCAGCGCGCGCTCGATATCCTGTACCGCGCCTGGTCGCCGCGCGTGCGCGTGTTTGCGCGCCTGCAACTGTCCGGCTCGGGGCTCGATGTGCACGCGGTCGCCGACGAAGTCACGGTGGACGTGTTCCACGATATCTGGCGCGCGCCCATGCGCTACGACGGCCGGGTGGCGTTCGGCACCTGGCTGCTGACCCTGGCCCGCAACAAGGCCATCGACCAGATCCGCCGCCACGGCAAGCGCCTGGCACGTGAAGTGCCGCTCGACAACGATAGCGAGGAGCCGGCGCAGCAGGAGCAGGCGGATTACGATCCGGGACCACAGGTGGCGCGGGAGAGTTTGCAACGGCGCCATGCCGTGCTGAAATGCCTGCTGCGTCTGCGCAACCCGATGCAGCGCGAAAGCCTGACCCTGTGGGCCATCGACGATCTGTCGGTGGCCGATATTGCCCATATTCAACAAGCACCGGAAGGCACCGTCAAGACGCGCTTGTTTCATGGCCGCCTCAACTTACGCCAGTGCATACAGCGCTGGTTTGCCCAGGAAGGCGGCCGCCATGGCTGA
- a CDS encoding caspase family protein, translated as MRRRQAWLLLSCLLGGAALAGERHALLIGVGALPAMPRGSWLAGPTADVNAMRAALRQQGFADEHIYRLADDAGASQTPTRAAILARLAQLEKTLGKDDVLLLYWSGHSVLLPVYPGQAAAPQGRRTRLLTRDSQVSHQGRQLDGGVGSSELGRAIDAFAARQTQVVAIFDTCHAAAGTRSGDGLAWRGLAATDIGWRPAPGKGTPPDEPQARPRHVAFFAAEAQQRTPEAATAATPGLAAGLFTRAVIAALQRQPPTYAMWAGGATQQYRNALQAYQLPRSAWPSPVYAGALDAPLWQGGGSGPAQLWPVQRDAQGWQVPYGLLDGIREGDLFRQAGAHWRAATVGWGETRLTLLPDSAGAAAGWASRTPAPLPAGSIRPGKQGERLAALLALPATPGPPLLDARIELTLPGKAPRQLAFADGDLGVLPAGTRIRLSVENRSAASVDLGLAHLPLDGPAARIYPALDGDSNRMPPAIGAGVSRFERSFVVSGPHYGVEWLALVAAPAANGSLPRRFAIIEALPALPATRGAANVAVPVAEAGNPDRAQVARLSWRSVQ; from the coding sequence ATGCGGCGCCGGCAAGCATGGCTGCTGCTGTCCTGCCTGCTGGGCGGCGCGGCGCTGGCCGGCGAACGCCACGCGCTGCTGATCGGCGTGGGCGCCTTGCCGGCCATGCCGCGCGGCAGCTGGCTGGCCGGTCCCACGGCCGACGTGAATGCCATGCGCGCGGCGTTGCGGCAACAGGGTTTTGCCGATGAACATATCTACCGCCTGGCCGATGATGCGGGCGCCAGCCAGACGCCCACGCGCGCAGCCATCCTGGCGCGCCTGGCGCAGCTGGAAAAGACGCTGGGCAAGGACGATGTCCTGCTGCTGTACTGGTCGGGCCACAGCGTGCTGCTGCCCGTCTATCCGGGCCAGGCAGCCGCGCCGCAAGGACGGCGCACGCGCTTGCTGACGCGCGACAGCCAGGTCAGCCATCAGGGGCGGCAGCTCGATGGCGGCGTCGGCAGCAGCGAACTGGGGCGCGCCATCGATGCGTTTGCCGCGCGGCAGACACAGGTCGTGGCCATATTCGATACCTGCCATGCGGCGGCCGGCACGCGCAGCGGCGACGGCCTGGCGTGGCGGGGGCTGGCGGCGACCGACATTGGCTGGCGCCCGGCCCCTGGCAAGGGCACGCCACCCGACGAACCGCAGGCGCGGCCCCGTCATGTCGCCTTTTTCGCCGCCGAAGCCCAGCAGCGCACGCCGGAGGCCGCCACGGCCGCCACGCCGGGTCTGGCAGCGGGCTTGTTTACCCGGGCCGTCATCGCCGCCTTGCAGCGCCAGCCACCAACCTATGCCATGTGGGCCGGCGGCGCCACGCAGCAATACAGGAACGCATTGCAGGCTTACCAGCTGCCCCGCTCGGCCTGGCCTTCGCCCGTGTATGCGGGGGCGCTCGACGCGCCGCTGTGGCAGGGCGGCGGCAGCGGCCCTGCGCAGCTGTGGCCCGTGCAGCGCGATGCGCAGGGCTGGCAAGTGCCGTATGGCCTGCTCGACGGCATACGCGAGGGCGACCTGTTCCGGCAGGCTGGCGCGCACTGGCGCGCCGCCACGGTCGGCTGGGGAGAAACGCGGCTGACGCTGCTACCGGACAGTGCAGGCGCCGCAGCGGGCTGGGCCAGCCGCACGCCCGCGCCGCTGCCTGCGGGATCGATACGCCCGGGTAAACAGGGTGAGCGTCTCGCCGCCCTGCTGGCGCTGCCCGCCACGCCGGGCCCGCCCCTGCTCGACGCGCGCATCGAACTGACCCTGCCGGGCAAGGCGCCGCGCCAGCTGGCATTCGCCGATGGCGACCTCGGCGTGCTGCCGGCCGGCACGCGCATCCGCCTCAGCGTGGAAAACCGCAGCGCCGCTTCCGTCGACCTGGGCCTGGCGCACTTGCCGCTGGACGGCCCCGCCGCGCGCATCTATCCGGCGCTCGACGGCGACAGCAACCGCATGCCGCCCGCCATCGGCGCCGGCGTCAGCCGCTTCGAGCGCAGCTTCGTCGTCAGCGGACCCCACTATGGCGTGGAATGGCTGGCGCTGGTGGCGGCACCGGCGGCAAATGGCAGCCTGCCGCGCCGCTTCGCCATCATCGAAGCGTTGCCGGCCCTGCCAGCCACGCGCGGCGCGGCCAACGTTGCCGTCCCCGTGGCGGAAGCGGGCAACCCCGACCGGGCCCAGGTGGCCCGGCTGTCCTGGCGCTCCGTCCAATGA
- a CDS encoding CHAT domain-containing tetratricopeptide repeat protein translates to MKRLVLGLLLAVSALPQTASAGTCQAVIAPWLAQANDANEKEQPAVSLPLFQRSVAACRAADDRAGIATGLLGVGQSLHMLNRYAESEQALLEGWAIRQALDDGDPGRESMYYPSELMYLYRQWSRFDLAWQWGDVALAAKARLIGKDTVSYGTSLSNLSGVALQTKEYARGLPYARQAMETWARTSGEDSTDHAWGMRDVGVLLLRMGRMEEAYGYLERAYRIRLAAFGENRTETQTSVTDMANWYTLSGNDRQALAFAQRALAIAVQRSGADSMQASVALNRLSGIHLRLGESGKAWQEAEDGLRIRRALFGDRHANTVSAWQDVALTALADNQLGRAEVAAAAALEHCRAVYGEAAATCAAHQLAHGGARMALGQYQQALEAAQAAARLAMSGGQALPADEADALLLAAQAQAALGLQDEAETALAGLEARLLQTPPATAGMLDTVRQAHLLARAEHAGIGAAELQALAREAGTMAQQLAASRGVAHPAHAQALLDAAGLNARAGDTATARSQAARALAIGMAHEQSMLEARAAAQLGALEPDAAGIFLGKQAVNALQATRAGTASLPVPLRQGFVRQKRAAYGQLADRLLDQRRIHEAETVLAMVREDEFHSLVRSAPDPRATRLGYTGAEGEWQRQFEVRAAALRAGAQALAAARERQAQGLAQADDAWRRANDAMALLLDDATEALAALPAGSVATPAPADKTGKAGMARAEPLKRGVLHLTYLVTDTRLRIVAQRGGRSGSTIHDVAIDERALAQRIARLRRSAQDPAQDARADAQALYALLLAPASRELDGATSLSLSLDGVLRYLPFAMLHDGRRWLVERLPVSLHGEQAGAQAAPRRAPSLALFGQTRASGELPALPFVQRELRAVQAIGHAARIPSQIYLDGDFTGAALQRALPANSSVHIASHFVLRSGAGADSYLLLGDGGKLSLAELAQDGYRFAGLDLLTLSACETAVPAGTDATGRELEGLAWLARQRGARNVLASLWRVPDQSTATLMGDFYAALAQGKGKPQALRQAQLRQIRAARQAVTATRGLTPLDAAGGSGETRGHPFYWAGFILLGS, encoded by the coding sequence ATGAAGCGCCTCGTCCTGGGCCTGCTGCTGGCCGTATCGGCCTTGCCGCAAACGGCATCGGCCGGCACCTGCCAGGCCGTCATCGCGCCATGGCTGGCGCAGGCGAACGACGCGAACGAGAAGGAGCAGCCGGCCGTCTCGCTGCCCCTGTTCCAGCGCAGCGTGGCCGCCTGCCGCGCCGCGGACGACCGGGCCGGCATCGCCACCGGCCTGCTGGGCGTGGGCCAGAGCCTGCACATGCTCAACCGCTACGCCGAGAGCGAACAGGCCTTGCTGGAAGGCTGGGCCATCCGCCAGGCGCTGGACGACGGCGATCCCGGGCGCGAAAGCATGTACTACCCGAGCGAACTGATGTACCTGTACCGCCAGTGGAGCCGCTTCGACCTGGCTTGGCAATGGGGCGACGTCGCGCTGGCGGCGAAAGCCCGCCTGATCGGCAAAGACACGGTATCGTATGGCACCAGCCTGTCCAACCTGTCCGGCGTGGCGCTGCAGACCAAGGAGTATGCGCGCGGCCTGCCGTATGCGCGGCAAGCCATGGAAACGTGGGCCCGCACCTCGGGCGAGGACAGCACCGACCATGCGTGGGGCATGCGCGACGTGGGCGTGCTGCTGCTGCGCATGGGCCGCATGGAAGAAGCCTACGGCTACCTGGAGCGCGCCTACCGGATACGCCTGGCGGCCTTCGGCGAAAACCGCACCGAGACGCAAACGAGCGTGACCGACATGGCCAACTGGTACACCCTGAGCGGCAACGACCGCCAGGCGCTGGCGTTCGCCCAGCGCGCGCTGGCCATCGCGGTGCAGCGCTCGGGGGCAGACTCGATGCAGGCCAGCGTGGCCCTGAACCGCCTGAGCGGCATCCACCTGCGCTTGGGCGAAAGCGGCAAGGCATGGCAGGAGGCGGAGGACGGCCTGCGCATCCGCCGCGCCCTGTTCGGCGACCGCCATGCCAACACCGTCAGCGCCTGGCAGGACGTGGCGCTGACGGCGCTGGCGGACAATCAGCTGGGCCGCGCGGAAGTGGCCGCCGCCGCCGCGCTCGAACATTGCCGCGCCGTGTATGGCGAGGCCGCCGCCACCTGCGCCGCGCACCAGCTCGCGCATGGCGGCGCGCGCATGGCATTGGGGCAGTACCAGCAGGCGCTGGAAGCGGCGCAGGCGGCGGCGCGGCTGGCCATGTCCGGCGGCCAGGCGCTGCCGGCCGACGAAGCCGATGCGCTGCTGCTGGCGGCGCAGGCACAGGCCGCGCTGGGACTGCAGGACGAGGCGGAAACGGCACTGGCCGGCCTGGAGGCGCGGCTGCTGCAAACGCCTCCCGCCACGGCCGGCATGCTCGACACGGTGCGCCAGGCGCACCTGCTGGCGCGCGCGGAGCACGCCGGCATCGGCGCGGCCGAACTGCAGGCGCTGGCGCGCGAGGCGGGCACCATGGCGCAGCAGCTGGCCGCCTCGCGCGGCGTGGCCCATCCCGCCCATGCACAGGCCTTGCTGGACGCGGCCGGACTCAATGCGCGCGCGGGCGATACCGCCACGGCGCGGTCCCAGGCGGCACGCGCACTGGCCATCGGCATGGCGCATGAACAGAGCATGCTCGAAGCGCGGGCAGCGGCGCAGCTGGGCGCGCTGGAACCGGACGCGGCCGGCATTTTCCTCGGCAAGCAGGCGGTCAATGCGCTGCAAGCCACGCGCGCCGGCACGGCCAGCCTGCCCGTGCCGCTGCGGCAGGGCTTTGTGCGGCAAAAACGCGCCGCCTACGGCCAGCTGGCGGACCGCCTGCTCGACCAGCGCCGCATCCACGAAGCGGAAACCGTGCTGGCCATGGTGCGCGAAGACGAATTCCACAGCCTGGTGCGCAGCGCCCCCGATCCGCGCGCCACGCGCCTCGGCTACACGGGCGCGGAGGGCGAATGGCAGCGCCAGTTCGAAGTGCGCGCCGCCGCCCTGCGCGCAGGCGCCCAGGCGCTGGCCGCGGCGCGCGAACGCCAGGCGCAGGGCCTGGCGCAAGCGGACGATGCATGGCGGCGGGCGAACGACGCCATGGCGCTGCTGCTCGATGACGCCACCGAAGCGCTGGCGGCGCTGCCGGCCGGCAGCGTGGCCACGCCCGCGCCGGCAGACAAGACTGGCAAGGCTGGCATGGCGCGGGCCGAACCGCTCAAGCGGGGCGTGCTGCACCTGACTTATCTGGTTACCGACACGCGCCTGCGCATCGTCGCGCAGCGCGGCGGACGGAGCGGCAGCACCATCCACGACGTGGCCATCGACGAGCGCGCGCTGGCGCAGCGCATCGCCCGCCTGCGCCGCAGCGCGCAAGACCCGGCACAGGACGCGCGCGCCGATGCGCAGGCGCTGTATGCGCTGCTGCTGGCGCCGGCCAGCCGGGAACTGGACGGCGCCACCTCGCTGTCGCTGTCGCTGGACGGCGTCTTGCGCTACCTGCCGTTCGCCATGCTGCATGACGGGCGCCGCTGGCTGGTCGAACGGCTGCCCGTCTCGCTGCATGGCGAACAGGCCGGCGCGCAAGCAGCGCCGCGCCGCGCGCCATCGCTTGCCCTGTTCGGCCAGACGCGCGCCAGCGGCGAACTGCCGGCCCTGCCCTTCGTGCAGCGCGAACTGCGGGCCGTGCAGGCGATCGGACACGCGGCGCGCATCCCCAGCCAGATCTACCTCGATGGCGACTTCACCGGCGCGGCGCTGCAGCGCGCGCTGCCCGCCAACAGCAGCGTGCACATCGCCAGCCATTTCGTGCTGCGCTCGGGCGCGGGCGCGGACTCCTATCTGCTGCTGGGCGATGGCGGCAAACTCAGCCTGGCGGAACTGGCGCAGGATGGCTACCGCTTCGCCGGCCTGGACCTGCTCACCCTGTCGGCCTGCGAAACGGCCGTGCCGGCCGGCACCGATGCCACGGGACGCGAACTGGAAGGCCTGGCCTGGCTTGCCCGCCAGCGCGGCGCGCGCAATGTGCTGGCCAGCCTGTGGCGCGTGCCGGACCAGTCGACGGCCACGCTGATGGGCGATTTTTATGCGGCGCTGGCGCAAGGCAAGGGCAAGCCGCAAGCCTTGCGCCAGGCGCAGTTGCGGCAGATCCGCGCCGCCCGGCAGGCCGTCACGGCGACGCGGGGCCTGACGCCGCTCGACGCCGCCGGCGGCAGCGGCGAGACGCGCGGCCATCCCTTCTACTGGGCCGGTTTCATCCTGCTCGGCTCCTGA